The genomic segment AATAATAAGAAAGGTCTCAAATTGACAAATAAATGGAACCAATGTATATAGGTGAGGTTGTTTCTAGTTAACAAGTAGGCATTTCCTTTCATAGGCCACAGAAATGGGCATGTATTTAAAATGGATGCCAGTTCTTAACATTTGCTGTGACAAAGAAACCTTAGGGAATTGCTACCTCCTGTATTTTCAGGGCCAGGGATGGTGAACATTTACAAGTAAACAAGTTCTCTTACCCGCTTCTAGCAAACTCCGCCCAGTACCTCATCACTCGGGGGATTAGCGCTAACTCCGCCTCTGTATGAGTTTCATTGGTTCCCGGTATTAACGTCAGAGTCCCAAAAAGGTACGGGACCTCAGATCCATGGTTAGACCCCATCCATTCAGGCCAGACAGAGCCAGTGCTGCGGTGGGTGAAAGTGTAAGCATACACAGGGCTTCCGGACCTTGCAGTCTCTGTGGCAACTTTGTTTGCTGGACATACAAACAAGTAATCGCCCCAGGCCTGGGACAAGGCGGAACGATACCGTGCTGGGCCCTCTGGTTCTGCTTGGCTGTACCTCTGAGCAATGGCTTGGATTAAGTCATCGGTTGCATTGGGTAAACTCATCTTCAGCCCCTCCAAGAGCTTCTCCCTGGTCAAAATGCATTCGTTGGATGTACATAAGAAAGGAGCAGCATAGAAAATAAAGACGGACCCTTCGTCAGAGGTTGTACCAATCATAATAGGTTTAAACTGAAATCGCCGGGACTCTACCAGTTTCTGTGGGTCATCAGGAAGAAAATCTCCATCTGTTGTTGGCACGAAGGTAAGGTTCAGAGCCTCAGCCGAGAACTTGTATGTTGGAAATTCTTCCACTCCCTTTTCCTGCAAGCAATTCACTATGGCACTGCTCTCATCTTCTGTACAGCCCATCTTCCTGGCCAGGTCCAGAGCTCTCCACTTTGCCTCCTCAGGACTCACCCAAACCCAGGATGCAACGGCCGTCCCACTCTGCAGCACAGCGCGTTCAAAGAGAGGCTTACTCCCGGGTGAGAGGAGGTGATAGTTGACAGATGCTCCTCCAGCACTCTCGCCAAAAATGGTTATCCGTGTAGGGTCTCCTCCAAAGGCAGCTGCATTCTCCCTCACCCACCTCAGGGCCAACTGCTGGTCCAACAGGCCCATGTTTCCTGGGGCGGCTGGTGGTAATGAAAGGAAGCCTAGAGCTCCCAGGCGGTAATTCATGGAGACCACAATGACGTTCTCGGTGGCAGCTAAAAATGCCCCATCATATATAACCAGGGaagttgtgccaaaaaaaaaccctccaccaTAGATCCAGACAAGGACAGCAGCTGGTGTGGAAGGCCGGGGACTGGGTACCCAGACATTGAGGAAAAGACAGTCCTCCGAGCGGGGCGTGTTGGCATTGAATATTTCAGCATCAGGAGTGCCCGAAATAACTATTTGGGGGCATGAATTGCCAAAGTTGGTGGCTTCCAGGATGTGACTCCATGGCTTATGGGGAACAGGCTTCTGGAAACGCAATTTCCCCACAGGGGCTTCTGCATAGGGGATGCCCAGATAGGCTGTGACTGCTTTTGAGCCAGCTGGGAGATGCTTTCCCCGGATAGGGCCACTGCTGGTGACTAGTACAGTATCATCATCAGCAGAAGACTTggattcctgaagggaaaggaccaGAAAGCTCAAGGACCAAAGGAGGAAACTAGGCATTACAGCTCCTGAAAGACaaagctacaaaaaaaaaaaaaaattattgcaatCATCCCATAAAGTCTGCTAGTGAGCCCTGGAGTATCATGTTCTTTGAGCAGCAAGGGCAAGAACCAAAGGAGACTAGTCATTGCAGCACCTGAAAGGGAAGCCTCCCAGAAGAAGCAACACAAAACACAAGACAGGTCATTTCCttcttggcaaccctgctggccgAGGGCCATATATCTTGTGGATTTCAGGAACAGGAAGGCCAATATGATAATAAGTACACCAGACTTCATGAGGATCATTAAGTGGTAAGGACAGAATTTACTTATTTAGGAGATTTCTACATcccctcttcagagtcctgctcaaggcactTTACAATTAGAACCTGTATGTAATGGACATCCACACCCCCTcactttcaggaaagaaaatcctgGAAGTACACAGAAGCACCAAAGTGCTGTACAGAAgcaacccccccttcccacaaGCAACCAAGCTGGGACAAATATTCTCAGGATTGTCACTGTTGTGAGTACAAAGTTCAGTGGAAGAGAATTTTCACTTATATTTAAACCTTAGGCCTTAGGTCTGGTGTATATtcattaagtgccatcaagttgtttccaacttatggcgaacctatgaatcaatgaccccccaaatgtcctattgttaatagccttgctcaggtcttgcaaactgagggctatggctagagttgccaggtccttcttcaccttcagcgggaggtttatggagtggagcctgaggagggtggggcttggggaggggagggacttcaatgtccaattgccaaagcggccattttctccaggtgaactgatctctatcggctggaaatcagttgtaatagcaggagatctccagctagtacttggaggttagtcAACCGTATGCAGTCAGTATGGCttactaaataaaataaaccaataaCACAAAGATATACAAAGAGTGCAATTAGTGTATAATAGTCATTTGTTGCTTCACAAGGACCTTATGGTTCATACACTTCCTTAATTGTAGCTTATACAGTAATAACAAAAATCATAAGAGGTCTATAAACAAgcaagacagggatccggtaaatgacctgtttcaaagtcaatttcttcagttggtaagtatatAATAGTCCCATAAATTATAATAAACTAGTTTTTCTGCTCCTCTtagtgtctgtttttttttttttttgcaggtttcTGATTTCCACGCTGCACCTTTGTTAGTGATTGAAGACTTCCAACACTTGTGAAATCTTCTGTTTCAATGATTCTTCTATTCAAATTATTAAAAAAGATTTTTTGTTTTATCAAAGAGTGTCATTGGTTATTAACATAAAAATGCAGCGACTATAATTTACAACAATGTAAATGCAAGTTACTCACCGACTACTTTCCACATCTTACATGCATCCTAGCATATGCTTTACAGCAAAACATACAAGTACACAGACATATTATAACTGACCTGTAAAATATTATAGTCTGGACGCTTCTCACTGCAACAGTTTGAGCAAAAAACAGTGTCTTGTTTCAAACCAGCAATAAGAGCTCTAGGCTTTCATTTAACCCATGAAGGcccaaaatcttgctggtttGAGATAAAAGACTTGCTGGTTTGAGATAAAAGACACGCCAGAACACCAGTCTAATTTCCTTCATATGCTCAGTTCTTTCTGTTAAAAGTACGCTTTTAAACGaatgttttttaaaggtttttatttGTTCTTGTATTTCAGATGCGAAACGCATAGGGGTCGTAGAGTGAATGAAAATTCACTCTCCCACTGCTCCCATTGCCTTATGGTGGCAGTTGCTAACCAGGGTGCTACAGGGATCAATGCCATCGAGTAAAAGAGTCAACAGTCTAGCAGAGAGAACAGGCCGACTGGCTTGGAGCAGAACCTGCTGGGAGTTAGTCTCCCTGACAAGAATCCCTCTCCTTTTTCCTATCACCTGATGCAAACGGTTCTTTGAGAGAGCAGACTCACCTTTCCCTAGCTCCAGCGCCCAGCGATGGGTTTTTGCAGCTGTCTATGTATCGGTTCCCTTTTCAGTTGGGTGTGGAGGGAGCAAGAAACTGGCATTATTTATCTCGAAAGAACTCAAAAGGCTTTATAATACACAGTGGGAGGAGCCCGCATAATATTTATGATATTCCTGTGAAAAGACAAACTGCTTTTCTTGGGTAAATGGTCAGAGAAGGAAGGgtggggctggagatttcctggcagGCCCAGGCACAGTATTGCCAAACTTGAGAGAAATCTTGTACATGGGTGGAAATAAAAAGTCTCTGGACAAAATAAGAGAGTCTGGGCACCCTTTTCCTCAAACGGAGCAGAATTTGGTGAGGGGCCAGATGTAGCTGGGAGTCAGAACAGCTTCTCTGCACACAGAAGAGTACAGGATCACATCTTTGCCATTTCTACTTCAAGGCTAACTCAAGTATTAGTATTATtctaaacttcatttatagcccacctttccctCTGAgtttcaaagcagattacaaaaaatgataaaaacacTTCAGTCAAACAGCAAAAATCTCTAACCAACAAAACAGTGCAGTGGAGCTAGCACCAAAGAGCTGGAAAacaaaacatgtgtgtgtgtgtgtgtgtgtgtgtgtgtgtgtgtataaattttggtattcagcttatttccgggtttactaaaaaaattgggcccgttatagtctatggggatttttttcaaacctcctgcgggggcatttttggaggtagtgtcCCCAAATTTGCAACGTAGCTGTAAGgggctctccttagatggtcattgTAGTTTGGTGAACGTAGGAACAGGGGATcccattttatgggcccacaattTTATGGgtcactcccatcctccaggcatttgcgagctgagctgtccattggttttcagctCCAGAAGTTCAGCGTAGCCGAGGACTGGTGCAAAaagccaattgacaggctggcgcctcaaagtatgggggctccatttgtacctggggtgcatagcatgatgtccatgcaaattagcttccaaactgaggaaaatggcttaaatgaaaaataaaataaaaaaataaggcacggaaacatttattttggtggcaaatgacatcctgtgaactgtcctttattatggtcataaaaaatctgatttcaagagatggtcatggtgcagggcaaccttcagtttcagagcaggttttcttgggtgggtgggtgatatcagagccaaccgaagtcatgaccaaggcagttcttgtgaaggagattgctcatcgaCACAGGTGAGGAATCTTCTTCAAAAGACCAATAAGTAATTGTAGACtctggtgttttttagttgggggggggtatatccctccagatgggactgggtgagccccatcttttaaagtgcagaatgCAGATCAGCCCaccgcctggttggtcagaccaagttggctccgactatatgaccccgacctcaaaagggccccaactatgggtctTTAACAAAATCATTCAAaatagatagaaaaatgggagaaagcacagagccgtgcctctgagcaatggtgaatagccaaacctgaaaaagtcgaataattattttgctttttcaggaattgcctattcagcttcgagGAAATCCctaaacggctaattttgggtttattttcaaacCAGTTTATCGATAAGCACAACCCTACTTGATTCACACTTGGCAGGAGTTAAGGGGCAGTGAGGGAGAAAAGACTTCTTTTTCTGTTAAGGGTCCTTGGATAAACCACAGTGGTTTTCAGGCTAAGCTAAGCTATCAGGTCCTTTCTTGGAAATCACAACTCCGCATTGAAAATTTTCCATGGCTCTCTTTCCAATTTCCAGAACTCTTGTAAATATCTCCACCAGTGTCTGAGAAACACAAACCATGCGGTTTTTAACTCTTCATGTATTCAAGGAACAACTTAGGCTGGTTTTAATTGGGTCTTAATTGGCTCCCAGAAACCACCTATGCAACCATGCGAAATGGAATCAATAAGAAACAATGATGAGTGTGAGGCTGTgcttagggtcaccaacctcaaggtgggggtctggagatctcctggaattatagctgatctctgGACAACAGAGATATTCCCCTACAGGGTACGGCAGCTTTAGAGAGTGGCCTCtatgaccctgctgagcttccttcgCTCCCCAAatttctccctctccaagctccaaccctaaatctccaggaattccccaaattAGGGacagcaaccctagctgtgctaCTTTGCCCTCACCTATGATTTaaaataatagattttttttgccCTCACCTATGATTTAAA from the Euleptes europaea isolate rEulEur1 chromosome 1, rEulEur1.hap1, whole genome shotgun sequence genome contains:
- the LOC130492995 gene encoding cholinesterase-like, with protein sequence MPSFLLWSLSFLVLSLQESKSSADDDTVLVTSSGPIRGKHLPAGSKAVTAYLGIPYAEAPVGKLRFQKPVPHKPWSHILEATNFGNSCPQIVISGTPDAEIFNANTPRSEDCLFLNVWVPSPRPSTPAAVLVWIYGGGFFFGTTSLVIYDGAFLAATENVIVVSMNYRLGALGFLSLPPAAPGNMGLLDQQLALRWVRENAAAFGGDPTRITIFGESAGGASVNYHLLSPGSKPLFERAVLQSGTAVASWVWVSPEEAKWRALDLARKMGCTEDESSAIVNCLQEKGVEEFPTYKFSAEALNLTFVPTTDGDFLPDDPQKLVESRRFQFKPIMIGTTSDEGSVFIFYAAPFLCTSNECILTREKLLEGLKMSLPNATDDLIQAIAQRYSQAEPEGPARYRSALSQAWGDYLFVCPANKVATETARSGSPVYAYTFTHRSTGSVWPEWMGSNHGSEVPYLFGTLTLIPGTNETHTEAELALIPRVMRYWAEFARSGNPTPSDVGETKWPLYNPAEQNFFRISTEPPQVMKPSPARLCSFWKALLSEASSLNQPPKDSVPFSPEGNRKQEL